The segment TTATTTAATACAAACTCGCCTTGAGATAAAGAAGCATAAGGTTTTCGTTTTAATTGAATGCTAGAAATACTTAGGCCTGAGCCTATTTGCACATTGGTAGTAATTTTAGAAAGCTCTCTGTATGAAACATTTTTTAAAACCACTGAATTACTACTTCCTTCACGATAATACTGCCCTTTCAAGGCTATATAACATTGGTCAGGCCAAGACATTTTCCTTTTAATATCTTTAATAAAGTGTGCATATAAAGTTTTGTCACGCAATTGTTTTTGTGCTTTATAAGCAAAATCTTGCCCCATGAATAAATAAAATAAAACAGTTCCAGCAACTATGGTAAGCATGATTACCATTAACAAAGCAGAACCTTTAGAATGCTTTAGTTGCATTTCATACATAAATAACTTTTAATTCGCCTTTCAACACTTCTGCTACACTTTTTGCCGCAAGACTCTCTATAATTATTTTCATAGCTACCAATAAGGGTAGGAGAAACTCCCAGAGGACAAGAATAGCCTTGTGTTATTGGGTTAACTCGAGCAGCACCGCTTTTCTTACACCGACTGCCCCTTTCGCAACGCTCTACAGTAAAAAAGCCTTTCAATAAACATCGATGCTGTGGCACACAGGAATGAGTCGCTTGTTTATACCTTAACCCTAAGGCCGAGCAAAAATAAGGCAACTTAGTTCCTGCATAGCAAGAATCTATTTTATTATAGGGGAACTTTGTAAACACTGGTAACTCTATATAAAAGGGAGAAAATAACTTAGAACTTAAATGCTTAAGTTTAAATTGTATTTTAATTTGGATAATATAAATTTTATAACTTACAGATCCATCATTAAAAGAATCTGTTAAGGTTCCTGGTTTTTTTCGAATACTTAACTCTTTTATTTTCATTTTTCCTAAATTAGCACCAGATTTTAAAACTCCTTCCCAGTCTCCAAAGCCTTTATAACGAGTTAATGTTAAATTTTTCCAAACCACGCCTGGTAAATTTTTGTTAGAAAATTCTTTAGAGCAAGATGCAGTATTATACAAGTAGGTGGAAATAGCAGATTGAATATTATGAACTTCACTTTCTGTAACAAATTGCTCTTTTTGCTGAAATAATGAAGTAAATCCTGTAGCAATACTGACACTGATAATTCCCAATATAGACACTGCGATCATTAGTTCTATTAAATTAAAAGCTTTATTAGTAAGTATAGTATCTTTCATGACTAACATAATAGCATTGCTATA is part of the Pseudobdellovibrionaceae bacterium genome and harbors:
- a CDS encoding type II secretion system protein, with protein sequence MKDTILTNKAFNLIELMIAVSILGIISVSIATGFTSLFQQKEQFVTESEVHNIQSAISTYLYNTASCSKEFSNKNLPGVVWKNLTLTRYKGFGDWEGVLKSGANLGKMKIKELSIRKKPGTLTDSFNDGSVSYKIYIIQIKIQFKLKHLSSKLFSPFYIELPVFTKFPYNKIDSCYAGTKLPYFCSALGLRYKQATHSCVPQHRCLLKGFFTVERCERGSRCKKSGAARVNPITQGYSCPLGVSPTLIGSYENNYRESCGKKCSRSVERRIKSYLCMKCN